The following proteins are co-located in the Pirellulales bacterium genome:
- a CDS encoding DUF1559 domain-containing protein: MTLIEVLVVISIVGMLMSLLLPAVQASREAARRNTCQNHVKQLGLAMLNHESAFGRFPSAGWGFGWVGDPDRGTGPSQPGSWTFDLLPYLERGDLARMGAGLPAAKKKAAVTAVLAIPLAVFDCPTRRPLQISPFDPGVQPANFNVPLGVAESDYAVNAGDDILKPRYGPQSYAEGDNPSYQWPDNSQCTGICYLRSEVKLADIVDGTSHTYLIGEKYAVAGGWDPGDDQGMYAGYDYDSFRWTTYPLSPDRSELWINRFGSSHPTTCQFAFCDGSVRPIGFEIDANVHRWLGNRRDRVPIDDAMIK; the protein is encoded by the coding sequence ATGACCCTCATCGAGGTCTTGGTCGTGATATCGATCGTCGGCATGCTGATGTCGCTGCTGCTGCCGGCGGTTCAGGCGTCGCGAGAGGCTGCGCGGCGCAACACCTGCCAGAACCACGTCAAACAACTCGGTTTGGCGATGCTCAATCACGAATCGGCCTTTGGCCGCTTTCCGTCGGCCGGTTGGGGCTTCGGCTGGGTGGGCGATCCCGATCGCGGCACCGGCCCGTCGCAGCCGGGAAGCTGGACGTTCGACCTGCTTCCCTACCTGGAGCGCGGCGATCTGGCGCGCATGGGGGCGGGGCTGCCGGCGGCGAAAAAGAAGGCCGCCGTCACCGCGGTCCTGGCGATTCCCCTCGCCGTGTTCGACTGCCCCACGCGGCGGCCGTTGCAGATTTCGCCGTTCGATCCGGGCGTCCAACCCGCCAATTTCAACGTGCCGTTGGGGGTCGCCGAGAGCGACTACGCGGTGAACGCCGGCGACGATATTCTGAAGCCGAGGTATGGCCCGCAATCGTACGCCGAGGGCGATAATCCATCCTACCAGTGGCCCGACAACAGCCAGTGTACTGGCATCTGCTATTTGCGCAGCGAGGTCAAACTGGCCGACATCGTCGACGGCACGAGCCACACCTACCTGATCGGCGAAAAGTACGCGGTGGCGGGCGGCTGGGATCCGGGCGACGATCAGGGGATGTACGCGGGCTACGACTACGACAGCTTTCGCTGGACCACATATCCGCTCTCGCCCGACCGGTCGGAGTTGTGGATCAACCGCTTTGGCAGCAGCCACCCCACGACCTGCCAGTTCGCTTTTTGTGACGGCTCGGTGCGGCCCATCGGCTTCGAGATCGACGCGAACGTCCATCGCTGGCTGGGCAACCGCAGGGACCGCGTGCCGATCGACGATGCAATGATAAAGTAG
- a CDS encoding DUF1573 domain-containing protein, with protein sequence MKIIRYQFTKTAIGGAAIAVVTATLGGAWLLASGEGRPRADAAQPRAVADRQQHDFKRVEPSEVVSTEFHVRNTGTAELRVASIDKSCGCTSAELATRVIAPQSSSDLTVTFSAPPHEGLVSHVVTLHTNDASNPLLRFVLSAGVRRAVEVEPSTLFLGVVAPGSGISRMLEVFTSDGAPLRVLRTSTSDSALAVEELGPSASWRRRFRLSLTVPQRTGPFEERVEFVAMTANEQVVAVTVRGDVARNCTASPSRLLLGPRSPAASVDTTLVLRSPDKGRRVPITAVEAKDSAWAVLKWSARETNNASLIRMTVRVPDSPGYQKSAVLVRHALDADVVEVPVGCLVQ encoded by the coding sequence ATGAAGATCATCCGCTACCAGTTCACAAAAACAGCAATTGGCGGAGCGGCCATCGCCGTAGTTACGGCCACGCTCGGGGGCGCGTGGTTGCTCGCGTCGGGCGAGGGACGCCCGCGCGCCGACGCTGCGCAGCCACGCGCGGTGGCCGACCGACAACAACACGACTTCAAGCGCGTCGAGCCAAGCGAGGTTGTCAGTACCGAGTTTCATGTTCGCAATACCGGCACCGCGGAACTACGTGTCGCTTCCATAGACAAGTCTTGCGGTTGCACAAGTGCCGAGTTGGCCACGCGTGTCATCGCTCCGCAATCATCGAGCGACCTGACCGTCACTTTCTCAGCTCCTCCACACGAAGGGCTGGTCTCGCACGTCGTGACCCTGCACACGAACGACGCCAGCAATCCTCTGCTGCGGTTCGTCCTAAGCGCCGGGGTGCGCCGCGCTGTCGAAGTTGAGCCGTCCACGCTCTTTCTCGGCGTTGTCGCTCCGGGAAGCGGCATCAGTCGCATGTTAGAAGTTTTCACCTCCGACGGCGCGCCGCTGCGCGTCCTGCGCACGTCCACCTCAGACAGCGCGCTGGCCGTGGAAGAGCTCGGCCCGAGCGCGAGTTGGCGCCGGCGGTTTCGCCTATCGCTCACGGTGCCGCAACGCACCGGTCCATTCGAGGAACGCGTCGAGTTCGTGGCAATGACGGCCAACGAACAAGTGGTTGCGGTGACTGTCCGTGGGGACGTCGCTCGCAACTGCACGGCTTCTCCATCGCGGCTCCTACTTGGCCCGAGATCGCCTGCGGCTTCCGTCGACACGACACTGGTGCTCAGGTCACCCGATAAAGGCAGACGTGTGCCCATAACGGCTGTCGAGGCGAAGGACTCGGCATGGGCGGTGCTGAAGTGGTCCGCACGCGAGACCAATAACGCCTCGTTGATAAGGATGACGGTAAGGGTCCCGGATTCGCCAGGATATCAAAAGAGCGCGGTTTTAGTGCGCCACGCGTTGGACGCGGATGTTGTAGAAGTGCCCGTCGGCTGTTTGGTCCAATAA